Proteins encoded within one genomic window of Chitinivibrionia bacterium:
- a CDS encoding Abi family protein: MNYNDYEECLSKPRLDKYKHACGGNEPQALELYMLNIETSKKFWGALCLFEVVLRNAINKHYKKHFNDDDWIIGQINGNFFPEDKKMTIRKEKENLSPLKPYSSDRLVAALSFGFWVSMFSSHCFNQGNQSLLKIFPNKEKGVNQKLVFNELKEIRDFRNRIAHHEAICFNRSGEISDRYMQKIWEIILKYTHFLGLPADFLQNVESPIADMKKLREFFL; the protein is encoded by the coding sequence GTGAATTATAATGATTACGAGGAATGTTTATCAAAACCTCGACTTGACAAATACAAGCACGCTTGTGGCGGAAACGAGCCACAAGCACTTGAATTATATATGTTAAACATCGAAACATCAAAAAAGTTTTGGGGTGCATTATGTTTGTTTGAAGTCGTTTTGCGGAATGCAATAAACAAACATTACAAAAAACATTTTAATGACGACGATTGGATTATCGGGCAAATTAACGGCAACTTTTTTCCCGAAGACAAAAAGATGACTATCCGCAAAGAAAAGGAAAATCTTTCCCCGCTTAAACCTTATTCTTCCGACAGATTAGTGGCGGCGCTGAGTTTTGGATTTTGGGTCAGTATGTTTTCAAGCCATTGTTTCAATCAAGGCAACCAATCCTTGCTGAAAATTTTCCCGAACAAAGAAAAAGGCGTAAATCAGAAACTTGTTTTTAATGAATTGAAAGAAATAAGAGATTTCCGAAACCGAATTGCACACCACGAAGCGATTTGTTTTAACCGAAGCGGCGAAATTTCAGACAGATATATGCAGAAAATCTGGGAAATCATATTAAAATACACCCATTTCCTCGGACTTCCAGCTGATTTTCTGCAAAACGTAGAGTCCCCCATTGCTGATATGAAAAAACTCCGCGAGTTTTTTCTTTAA
- a CDS encoding ABC transporter ATP-binding protein/permease, producing the protein MSIIFKFMKPYTLMLCGVFVFILLEVMTAIALPGRTADIVNDGVIVGNIPTIWRNGGIMLLLTVASVIVALISGVLIAKIATGICSDLRSAVFKKIMSFSNAEMNKFATSSLITRTTNDITQVQTALMLASRQFIFAPMIAIGGIIAALDRAPNMTWVLVLVIIFMVGSMATIVIIALPKFNMIQGLIDRLNLVSRENLSGILIVRAFGTQNFEKKRFDKANRDATETGKFIAQAFAFVTPVILLTFNFTAALIVWVGAHEVSAFRSDIGDIFAFMQYGILIVSAFLMISVTFIFVPRAIVSARRISEVLNTQSSIKYRENPIDLPKNLKGEIEFRNVSFRYPETGDDDVGAGSARPADQTNDDETVGAYCIRPKNKHETETIIKNGGDLGVCNTPLQGNADDNLGGQTPPLQNAAETDNENVLERVNFTAKSGETTAIIGATGAGKTTILNLILRFYDVNEGAILIDGIDIRDVSKKDLHDKIGYVPQKAHLFSGNIRSNLLLADKEASEERIQQAVEISQSQALIEAKPGGYEANVAQGGTNFSGGQRQRLAIARALVKKSAIHLFDDSFSALDLKTDALLREALKKKSDKSTKIIVAQRISSIMDADQIVVLDDGVVVGKGKHSQLLETCEVYKEIAASQMSEEELVSTTLNDRSGAIS; encoded by the coding sequence ATGTCGATAATTTTCAAGTTTATGAAACCCTACACCCTTATGCTTTGCGGCGTATTCGTCTTCATTTTGCTCGAAGTTATGACGGCGATTGCGCTTCCGGGGCGCACGGCGGACATCGTAAACGACGGCGTTATAGTAGGAAACATCCCGACTATATGGCGAAACGGCGGCATAATGCTTCTTTTGACGGTGGCAAGCGTCATCGTCGCGCTGATTTCGGGAGTTTTGATAGCAAAAATCGCCACGGGAATATGCAGCGATTTGCGAAGCGCGGTTTTCAAGAAAATAATGAGTTTTTCCAACGCCGAAATGAACAAATTTGCGACATCCTCGCTTATAACCCGCACCACAAACGACATTACGCAAGTGCAAACCGCTCTTATGCTGGCTTCTCGACAGTTTATTTTTGCGCCAATGATTGCAATCGGCGGGATAATAGCCGCGCTCGACAGAGCCCCGAATATGACTTGGGTGCTTGTTCTCGTCATTATTTTTATGGTTGGAAGTATGGCGACTATCGTAATAATAGCCCTCCCCAAATTCAATATGATACAAGGTTTAATCGACCGTCTTAACTTGGTTTCGCGCGAAAATCTAAGCGGAATTCTGATAGTTCGAGCGTTCGGCACACAAAATTTCGAGAAAAAACGCTTCGACAAAGCAAACAGAGACGCGACCGAAACAGGAAAATTCATAGCGCAGGCATTTGCGTTTGTAACCCCCGTAATACTGCTCACTTTTAACTTTACCGCGGCGCTAATCGTCTGGGTTGGCGCGCACGAAGTATCGGCGTTCAGAAGCGACATAGGCGACATTTTCGCCTTTATGCAATACGGAATTTTAATAGTTTCCGCATTTTTGATGATTTCGGTAACCTTTATTTTTGTGCCCCGCGCAATAGTAAGCGCCCGCCGAATATCCGAAGTACTAAACACCCAAAGCAGCATTAAATACCGCGAAAACCCCATAGATTTACCCAAAAATCTAAAAGGCGAAATAGAATTCAGAAACGTAAGTTTCAGGTACCCGGAAACGGGCGACGATGATGTAGGGGCGGGGTCTGCCCGCCCTGCCGACCAAACAAACGACGACGAAACCGTAGGGGCGTATTGCATACGCCCTAAAAATAAACACGAAACCGAAACAATAATAAAAAACGGCGGCGATTTGGGCGTATGCAATACGCCCCTACAGGGCAACGCCGACGACAATTTGGGCGGGCAAACCCCGCCCCTACAAAACGCCGCCGAAACGGACAACGAAAACGTCCTCGAACGCGTTAATTTCACCGCAAAATCGGGCGAAACCACCGCGATAATTGGTGCGACAGGCGCAGGAAAAACGACAATCCTAAACCTGATATTACGCTTTTACGACGTAAACGAGGGCGCAATTTTAATCGACGGAATTGACATTCGCGACGTTTCCAAAAAGGATTTGCACGATAAAATCGGCTATGTTCCGCAAAAGGCGCATTTGTTTTCGGGAAATATTCGCTCCAACCTCCTTTTGGCGGACAAAGAAGCAAGCGAAGAGAGAATACAACAGGCGGTCGAAATTTCGCAATCGCAGGCGCTTATAGAGGCAAAACCGGGCGGCTACGAAGCAAATGTCGCGCAGGGCGGCACAAATTTTTCGGGCGGACAACGCCAGCGATTGGCGATTGCAAGAGCATTGGTAAAAAAATCGGCAATTCATTTGTTCGACGACAGTTTTTCTGCGCTCGACTTAAAAACCGACGCGCTTTTGCGTGAAGCGTTAAAGAAAAAAAGCGACAAAAGCACAAAAATTATAGTCGCGCAAAGAATTTCGTCCATAATGGACGCCGACCAAATCGTGGTTTTAGACGATGGCGTAGTAGTAGGCAAAGGCAAACACAGCCAACTCCTCGAAACCTGCGAAGTTTACAAAGAAATAGCCGCCTCCCAGATGAGCGAAGAGGAACTCGTTTCGACTACGCTCAACGACCGAAGCGGGGCAATTTCGTAG
- a CDS encoding virulence RhuM family protein has translation MNQMHEIIVYESGDSNIELSVDFKNDTVWATQSQIEKIFAVDQSGVSRHIRNIFKDGEVDEKSNMQKLHIPNSDKPVAFYSLDVILSVGYRANSGRAIEFRKWANQVLKEYVIKGYSFDQRFERLENRMSETEKKIDFFVKTAQKSIILIDNYINESTLTIFSKRMENVKVMLFTKEISKQLKLDIERFNEQYPPIEAKEFDLSHDRFLIVDDKEVYHWGASLKDSGKKWFAFSKMDLDGLLVLEKIRKWKS, from the coding sequence ATGAATCAAATGCACGAAATTATAGTTTATGAAAGCGGCGATAGCAATATTGAATTGTCGGTAGATTTTAAAAATGATACGGTTTGGGCAACTCAATCGCAGATAGAAAAGATATTCGCAGTTGACCAATCGGGCGTTTCGCGACATATTCGCAATATCTTCAAGGATGGTGAAGTTGATGAAAAAAGCAATATGCAAAAATTGCATATTCCAAACTCGGACAAACCGGTTGCGTTTTACAGTTTAGATGTAATATTATCAGTTGGCTATCGTGCAAATTCCGGCAGAGCAATAGAGTTTCGCAAATGGGCGAACCAAGTTTTAAAGGAATATGTTATAAAGGGTTATTCTTTCGACCAACGATTTGAACGCTTGGAAAACCGTATGTCCGAAACAGAAAAGAAAATAGATTTTTTTGTAAAAACGGCGCAAAAATCCATAATTTTGATAGACAATTATATAAATGAATCTACATTGACAATATTTTCCAAGAGAATGGAAAACGTAAAAGTTATGCTTTTTACAAAAGAAATATCAAAACAGTTGAAATTGGATATAGAACGATTTAACGAACAATATCCACCGATAGAAGCAAAAGAATTCGACCTCAGCCACGACAGATTTTTGATAGTCGATGACAAAGAAGTTTATCATTGGGGCGCAAGTTTGAAAGATAGCGGCAAAAAATGGTTTGCGTTTTCAAAAATGGATTTGGACGGGTTGTTAGTTTTAGAAAAAATCAGGAAATGGAAATCGTAA
- the gltX gene encoding glutamate--tRNA ligase codes for MQETRVRFAPSPTGYLHVGGARTALFNWLFAKKTGGKFLLRIEDTDRSRYDENALGEIFTSLRWLGLQWDEGPEVGGNCGSYFQSERLDLYQKYADELIEKGLAYRCFCSSERLEALREEQEKSGENVLGYDKKCRNLSKDESATRAKSESFVIRLAIPENRTVGFTDKIRGEISFDANTQDDFILLKTDGFPTYHLANVIDDHFMRITDVLRGDEWITSTPKHVLLYEAFGWQAPNFAHLPVILSEDGKKLSKRKGAASVMDFKKDGILAETLVNFLALLGWNPGDDREIMTIQEMVSAFALEKVSAKASVFDNKKLSWMNGEYLKKTPNDKIYEELKDEFDRLSQNKEKILSAINFMKERTQKITELPTLCAFFFAAPSVYDEQTLQKVKKDENMPNILAKLSQKLRETPVCNSETCDKILQDLVAEFAVGFGKVGLPARLAITGQGGGPSLHDIIPVIGKDECVKRIEGFLKN; via the coding sequence ATGCAAGAAACAAGAGTAAGATTTGCCCCGTCGCCGACGGGATATTTACACGTTGGAGGCGCAAGAACCGCGCTTTTTAATTGGCTTTTCGCAAAAAAAACAGGCGGAAAGTTTTTGCTTCGTATAGAAGACACCGACCGAAGCCGCTACGACGAAAACGCGCTCGGCGAAATATTCACGTCTCTTCGCTGGCTCGGATTGCAATGGGACGAAGGTCCGGAAGTCGGCGGCAATTGCGGCTCGTATTTTCAAAGCGAACGGCTCGATTTATACCAAAAATACGCCGACGAACTTATAGAAAAAGGTCTTGCCTACCGCTGTTTTTGCTCGTCCGAACGTCTCGAAGCGTTAAGAGAAGAGCAAGAAAAATCGGGCGAAAACGTTTTGGGCTACGATAAAAAATGCCGAAATTTAAGCAAAGACGAAAGCGCAACCCGCGCAAAAAGCGAAAGTTTCGTAATTCGCTTAGCAATCCCCGAAAACAGAACGGTCGGCTTTACGGACAAAATCCGCGGCGAAATTTCGTTTGACGCCAACACGCAAGACGATTTTATCCTGCTGAAAACCGACGGATTTCCGACTTATCACCTTGCAAACGTTATTGACGACCACTTTATGCGCATAACCGACGTTTTGCGCGGCGACGAGTGGATAACAAGCACTCCAAAACACGTTTTGCTTTACGAGGCATTTGGATGGCAGGCGCCGAATTTTGCGCATTTGCCCGTTATTTTAAGCGAAGACGGCAAAAAACTGTCGAAAAGAAAAGGCGCGGCAAGCGTAATGGACTTCAAAAAAGACGGAATTTTGGCGGAAACGCTCGTAAATTTCCTCGCGCTTTTAGGCTGGAACCCCGGCGACGACCGCGAAATAATGACAATACAAGAAATGGTTTCAGCATTTGCTTTAGAAAAAGTAAGCGCCAAAGCCTCGGTTTTCGACAACAAAAAACTATCGTGGATGAACGGCGAATACCTGAAAAAAACGCCAAATGATAAGATTTACGAAGAACTTAAAGATGAGTTTGATAGATTATCGCAAAACAAAGAAAAAATCCTCTCCGCAATAAATTTTATGAAAGAGCGCACGCAAAAAATCACGGAATTGCCGACTTTATGCGCATTCTTTTTTGCCGCGCCGAGCGTTTACGACGAACAAACATTGCAAAAAGTCAAAAAAGACGAAAATATGCCGAATATTTTGGCAAAACTGTCTCAAAAACTGCGCGAAACACCCGTTTGCAACAGCGAAACCTGCGATAAAATATTACAGGATTTAGTCGCCGAATTTGCTGTCGGCTTCGGCAAAGTCGGACTTCCCGCTCGCTTGGCGATAACAGGACAAGGCGGCGGACCGTCGTTGCACGATATTATTCCCGTTATCGGGAAAGATGAATGTGTGAAGAGGATTGAGGGGTTTTTGAAGAACTAA
- a CDS encoding HAD-IIA family hydrolase, producing the protein MKSIISDMDGVIYRGSKLIDGANSFIQKMIDGGVKFLFLTNNSEQTPRDLKQKLEKLGIKGLNEDNFITSAMATAMFLKQQKENATAYVLGGGGLINELYNAGFTISQNNPDYVVVGKTSAFNFETLKTAVNLILGGAKFIGTNPDMVDPTEQGEEPACGTILAAIEAASGKKPYIIGKPNSLMMMMAAKKLGVHPEESVMIGDRMDTDIVGGMEAGMKTCLVLSGVSKTEDLEAFPYRPDYVFGSVADIDPTKL; encoded by the coding sequence ATGAAAAGCATAATTTCCGATATGGACGGAGTTATTTATCGCGGGTCAAAACTTATTGACGGAGCGAACAGTTTTATACAAAAAATGATTGACGGCGGCGTAAAATTCTTGTTTTTAACCAACAATTCCGAGCAAACTCCCCGCGATTTAAAGCAAAAACTCGAAAAATTAGGAATAAAGGGGCTGAACGAGGACAATTTTATCACGAGCGCAATGGCGACCGCAATGTTTTTGAAACAGCAAAAAGAAAACGCAACGGCATACGTTTTGGGCGGCGGCGGGCTTATCAACGAGTTGTACAACGCGGGTTTCACGATTTCGCAGAACAATCCCGACTATGTAGTTGTCGGCAAAACAAGCGCGTTTAACTTTGAAACGCTGAAAACCGCCGTAAATTTAATTTTGGGCGGCGCAAAGTTTATCGGCACAAATCCCGATATGGTTGACCCGACCGAACAAGGCGAAGAGCCCGCCTGCGGAACAATTTTAGCGGCAATAGAGGCGGCGAGCGGCAAAAAACCCTATATAATAGGAAAGCCCAACTCGCTTATGATGATGATGGCGGCAAAAAAATTGGGCGTTCACCCCGAAGAAAGCGTTATGATAGGCGACAGAATGGACACCGACATTGTAGGCGGAATGGAAGCGGGAATGAAAACCTGCCTTGTGCTTTCGGGAGTGAGTAAAACCGAGGACTTGGAGGCGTTTCCCTATCGTCCCGACTATGTTTTTGGAAGCGTTGCAGACATCGACCCGACAAAATTATAG
- a CDS encoding MMPL family transporter, giving the protein MSIKSKFIAFTIKNRAYSAIIILLLTAFFGYNIKYITVDNNAANAVPDTMAQIVNQDHIRKKFDTPYSIFLMTQFDDNKDLALHEKIEILSSWEQRFSQVEIGGVKGFTNVSYIGALRVPMMGRFGGVQVVGLSGQTNDDVLRRRIDENRELTGSFISPDEKTFLMILYTNDAADRPRTISAAMKILDEIRAEGFTDTYITGATATSWYMSRDMNKDLRILLPISILVAGALLFWMFRTIRCVAAPLLLVAIATVWTFGIMSLAGVSLNVLTSVIPLILLPVGLAGSLHIIKCYRQNRRDLELPFEEAFMKTYQELLSPIFIAATTTFFGFTSFTISELSWTRYFGFFTGLGVVIALFLSVFFLPACFSPKEKEKTIDREPKEIVPMSFFNFMIFKTPLSKILLVCVIVFSIIFVPKITFDSNPMSFFDEYHDVRKSDKIIGEQFGGTRFFDVMIESDTPFSDSASWQILQDIVNWIQDSIPEVGTVMSVFPVLNRVSDILVSTPISEMAVSMMLGGAATQNPDGDDVLDAFLTSDRKSVRFTLFCQNIPFFDYTRLAERIENHIISVHPEYRITTSGEALIIDSMMELLIKTQTYSLLITFGLIAISLMILFRSFVLGLVSTLPIVIGAIFIAGIMAATGTTINLVTVIVVTACIGIGIDYAIHFTSSFLRFRRNGADTTEALLSALQDKSTVIVFNTLAVGVGFLTLCLSNFPPVRTLGIFIFLSMIVGALFTLLFLPVFLDRKGRE; this is encoded by the coding sequence GTGTCAATTAAGAGTAAATTCATTGCGTTTACAATAAAAAACAGAGCGTATTCGGCGATTATCATATTGCTTTTAACGGCGTTTTTCGGATACAACATAAAATACATAACGGTGGACAACAACGCGGCGAACGCTGTTCCCGACACTATGGCGCAAATCGTAAATCAAGACCATATCCGCAAAAAATTTGATACGCCGTATTCCATTTTTCTGATGACGCAATTTGACGACAATAAGGATTTGGCGCTTCACGAAAAAATCGAAATATTGTCGTCGTGGGAGCAAAGATTTTCGCAGGTCGAAATAGGCGGAGTAAAAGGCTTTACCAACGTGTCGTATATCGGGGCGTTGCGAGTTCCTATGATGGGAAGGTTTGGCGGCGTTCAGGTAGTTGGGCTTTCAGGACAAACAAACGACGATGTTTTACGCCGAAGAATAGACGAAAACAGAGAGCTTACGGGCAGTTTTATTTCGCCCGACGAAAAAACTTTTTTAATGATTTTATACACAAACGACGCCGCCGACAGACCGCGAACAATTTCGGCGGCAATGAAAATTCTGGACGAAATTCGCGCCGAGGGATTTACGGACACCTACATTACGGGTGCAACGGCGACAAGTTGGTATATGAGCCGCGATATGAACAAGGACTTGCGAATACTTTTGCCGATTTCCATTCTTGTTGCGGGCGCGCTTTTGTTTTGGATGTTCCGCACAATCCGATGCGTTGCGGCTCCCCTTTTACTTGTGGCGATTGCGACCGTTTGGACTTTCGGAATTATGTCGCTTGCGGGAGTTTCGCTAAACGTTTTAACTTCTGTTATTCCTCTGATTTTGCTTCCCGTGGGGCTTGCGGGCTCGCTTCATATAATAAAGTGTTATCGTCAAAACAGGCGCGACCTCGAACTGCCGTTTGAAGAGGCGTTTATGAAAACCTATCAGGAATTGCTCAGCCCTATTTTTATTGCGGCGACCACCACCTTTTTCGGTTTTACTTCTTTCACGATTTCGGAGCTCTCCTGGACGCGATATTTCGGATTTTTTACGGGACTTGGGGTCGTAATCGCTCTGTTTTTGTCGGTATTTTTCCTGCCCGCCTGCTTTTCGCCCAAAGAAAAGGAAAAAACCATCGACCGAGAGCCGAAAGAGATTGTTCCGATGTCATTTTTTAATTTTATGATTTTCAAAACGCCGCTTTCTAAGATTTTACTTGTCTGCGTAATAGTTTTTTCGATAATTTTTGTGCCGAAAATCACTTTCGACAGCAATCCTATGAGCTTCTTTGACGAATATCACGACGTTCGCAAAAGCGATAAAATCATAGGCGAGCAATTCGGCGGCACCCGCTTTTTTGACGTAATGATAGAGAGCGATACTCCTTTTTCGGACTCGGCAAGCTGGCAAATTTTGCAAGATATTGTAAATTGGATACAGGACAGCATTCCCGAAGTCGGCACTGTTATGTCGGTTTTCCCTGTTCTTAACAGAGTAAGCGACATTCTTGTAAGCACTCCCATAAGCGAAATGGCGGTGTCTATGATGCTTGGCGGCGCGGCAACCCAAAATCCCGACGGCGACGATGTTTTGGACGCTTTTTTAACGTCCGACCGAAAGTCCGTTCGATTTACGCTGTTTTGTCAAAATATTCCGTTTTTTGACTATACCAGACTTGCCGAGCGTATCGAAAATCACATAATTTCCGTTCATCCCGAATACAGGATAACCACTTCGGGCGAGGCGCTTATTATTGACTCAATGATGGAACTTCTGATAAAAACGCAGACCTATTCGCTATTAATAACGTTTGGGCTTATAGCAATTTCGCTTATGATTTTGTTCAGAAGTTTTGTGTTGGGACTTGTTTCGACCCTTCCCATAGTTATCGGCGCTATTTTTATTGCAGGAATTATGGCGGCGACAGGAACGACGATTAACCTTGTAACGGTCATAGTTGTAACCGCTTGCATAGGAATAGGAATAGATTACGCCATACATTTTACCTCGTCCTTTTTGCGCTTCAGAAGAAACGGCGCGGATACAACCGAGGCGCTTTTGAGCGCGCTTCAAGATAAAAGCACGGTTATAGTGTTCAACACCCTTGCGGTAGGCGTAGGATTTTTGACGTTGTGCCTGTCGAATTTCCCGCCCGTGCGAACTCTGGGTATTTTCATTTTCCTTTCAATGATAGTAGGCGCATTGTTTACGCTTCTGTTTTTGCCCGTATTTTTGGACAGAAAAGGGCGTGAATGA
- the tilS gene encoding tRNA lysidine(34) synthetase TilS, whose product MDILSKTKDFFIKNEIKNCKIGVAFSGGADSTALFLLLLDITPIFNLELCAIHVNYNLRGQDSAADEIFVRKLSEKHGLKIFVKSADLSQTKSNLEEVARNERYDFFRELQKEENIKYIATAHNANDQAETLLFRLARKTGIAGAAGIPPIREDGIIRPLLHTTRSEILEYLAQKNQTFREDKTNADVKFSRNRIRANIIPELEKINLNAVLNIVQFCDFVRGDGRFSKSSNISSFLIDKETCIDEIRETCYENGLILNFAHCTSIEACKTNTGATVLLPDFTMFVLKNALFFTKFGENSINIEETQITENDKILHISDLWKIEIMDKMPPKGENYAVIQKSDFPLQVKKLSALSFVATKRGEQRPPQDSPLHCVCLKNDTKTVNERMKKAGVSKFERENSPAVFSASGELLATAFVAWKFDGGGEGFRWLRVETTE is encoded by the coding sequence ATGGACATTTTATCAAAAACCAAAGATTTTTTCATCAAAAACGAAATAAAGAATTGTAAAATCGGCGTTGCTTTCAGCGGCGGAGCGGACTCGACGGCATTATTTTTATTATTATTGGATATTACGCCGATTTTTAATCTTGAACTCTGCGCAATTCACGTAAATTACAATTTAAGAGGACAAGATTCCGCCGCCGACGAAATTTTTGTCCGAAAACTAAGCGAAAAACACGGACTGAAAATATTCGTAAAAAGCGCAGACCTGTCTCAAACAAAAAGCAATTTGGAAGAAGTCGCCCGAAATGAGCGCTATGATTTTTTCAGGGAACTCCAAAAAGAAGAAAACATTAAATACATCGCCACTGCCCACAACGCCAACGACCAAGCAGAAACTTTGCTTTTCCGTCTTGCTCGAAAAACAGGAATTGCAGGCGCGGCAGGAATTCCGCCGATCCGCGAAGACGGGATTATTCGCCCGCTTTTACACACCACAAGAAGCGAAATTTTAGAATATCTTGCCCAAAAAAACCAAACTTTCCGCGAAGACAAAACAAACGCCGACGTAAAATTCAGCCGAAACAGAATTCGCGCAAATATTATCCCGGAACTCGAAAAAATAAATCTGAACGCTGTTTTGAACATTGTTCAGTTTTGCGATTTCGTAAGAGGCGACGGTCGTTTCTCGAAAAGCAGTAATATCTCGTCTTTTTTGATAGACAAGGAAACCTGTATCGACGAAATAAGAGAAACCTGCTACGAAAATGGTTTAATCTTAAATTTTGCTCATTGCACAAGCATAGAAGCCTGCAAAACAAACACGGGCGCAACCGTCCTTTTGCCAGATTTTACAATGTTCGTTCTGAAAAACGCGCTTTTTTTCACAAAATTCGGCGAAAATTCCATAAACATAGAAGAAACGCAAATAACAGAAAACGACAAAATCTTGCATATCAGCGATTTGTGGAAAATCGAAATTATGGACAAAATGCCCCCGAAAGGCGAAAATTACGCCGTAATTCAAAAAAGCGATTTTCCGTTGCAGGTAAAAAAATTATCCGCATTGTCTTTCGTTGCAACAAAACGAGGGGAACAGCGTCCCCCTCAGGACTCCCCCTTGCATTGTGTTTGCCTTAAAAACGACACAAAAACCGTCAATGAGCGAATGAAAAAAGCGGGAGTATCAAAATTCGAGCGCGAAAATTCGCCTGCTGTGTTTTCGGCGAGCGGTGAATTGTTGGCGACAGCGTTCGTTGCGTGGAAATTTGATGGCGGCGGAGAAGGTTTTAGGTGGTTGAGAGTGGAAACGACAGAATAG
- a CDS encoding GyrI-like domain-containing protein, translating to MPIDYKKTQKELYQPKTAPSIIDVPEMVFIAVDGKGNPNISEEYKTAMEILYGLSYSIKMSKMSGSQPKGYFEYVVPPLEGFWSVDDGTFFGGAVPDKSKFVWTSLIRQPEFVTNEVFEAAKLMLAKKKPNLDLSKARLESITEGLCVQVMHIGSYDDEPATILMMDTYAAEQGYLIDINEERQHHEIYLSDPRKVAPEKLKTIIRHPIKRV from the coding sequence ATGCCGATTGATTATAAGAAAACTCAAAAAGAGTTATATCAACCTAAGACTGCACCTTCTATCATTGATGTGCCGGAAATGGTATTTATCGCTGTTGACGGCAAAGGAAATCCAAACATATCAGAGGAATATAAAACGGCTATGGAAATTCTTTACGGATTGTCATACTCCATAAAAATGAGTAAGATGAGCGGTTCACAGCCGAAAGGATATTTTGAGTATGTTGTTCCGCCGTTAGAGGGTTTTTGGAGTGTTGACGACGGCACATTCTTTGGTGGTGCTGTGCCGGACAAAAGTAAATTTGTTTGGACATCATTAATACGGCAACCGGAATTTGTTACAAATGAAGTGTTTGAAGCCGCTAAATTAATGCTTGCCAAAAAGAAACCGAATTTGGATTTATCAAAAGCACGGCTTGAAAGTATTACGGAAGGGTTGTGCGTACAAGTTATGCACATCGGTTCATATGATGACGAGCCAGCAACGATATTAATGATGGATACTTATGCCGCAGAACAGGGATATTTGATTGATATAAACGAAGAACGGCAGCATCACGAGATTTATTTGTCTGACCCTCGCAAAGTTGCGCCTGAAAAATTAAAGACAATAATTCGACATCCCATAAAAAGGGTTTAG
- a CDS encoding BrnT family toxin encodes MCFDWDKTKNVVLQIERGISFEQIVGAIGNGMLLEVFAHTDRIKYPGQILMIVNIDGYACVVPTVKNGDVYFMKTAFKSRKYTKKYLTGGF; translated from the coding sequence ATGTGTTTCGACTGGGATAAAACAAAAAATGTTGTTTTGCAAATTGAGCGCGGCATATCTTTTGAGCAAATAGTTGGCGCGATTGGAAACGGAATGCTGTTAGAGGTTTTTGCTCATACGGACAGGATAAAATACCCCGGTCAAATTTTAATGATTGTGAATATTGACGGCTATGCTTGTGTTGTTCCGACAGTGAAAAACGGAGATGTGTATTTTATGAAAACAGCATTTAAGAGTCGTAAATATACAAAAAAATATTTAACGGGAGGATTTTGA